ACTATGGACAAAGTTAGATTCACCAAACCCTTGATTCATTGGCCCTAACCAACACCATTTGAAAAGCATGATTCTATGAATCAATTATAATCTAAACAATGATTTTCATCAAAACATAAGGGTATGCAAAGCATAAATTACAAAAGAAATCATTCCCAAAATTATGCAAGAGCcacataaaagaaaataatagaaaaaaaaatgaggaaGTGTTATGGGACGCTAGAGCCAAAATGGCTGCCCAGCACATAATGGAAAGGCCAAGCTAACGGACCCCAAACCCATCCGTCCGTCGCCTTCAACTTCCCTTCAACTGCGGGCCCCTACCTCCATCCGACGACCCATGCGCCGTCGTCTTCAACCTCCAATCTCCACCAACCCCATTCCCACAGGCCACAACAGCAACTGACAGCAACCTCCTCTCCCGCCACAACAGAATTGCTGCAGATTCGGACCCAAATTACAAAAATGACACCAGGGATAAATGCAGCAACAGGCTCCATTAGGGATCAGACAAGTACGGTTCGGTTCAGAATTTGGCCGATACTGATATCGATACCGAATTTATTCGGTTTTAGTttggaattataaatttaaaacttAATACTGAACCGAACTCGTACATATTGATTCAAGATGAGTTCGGTTCGGTAAAATTGTACATTTTTGCATgtatttctatttatttataattattagctaatgtaaattaatattttaagtctttaaaagtacaatgtatacctaaaaaactaaaaaaaatattaaaaatgcatagatttaatatatttgataCATTCGGTacgaattatacatatatcgaACCGTACCGTTTATAAAATTTCGGTATTAGATTCAGTACaggacaattttttttaccaattCATCCCGACCCGTCGGTATTCGATACAAGATAGTTGGTTTCGATACCATTTTTTCGGTACCAACTCACACCCTTAGACTCCACGATAAGAGGTGAGTCAAAATTCATTAGCTACGAGATTCAGACATCCCCGAATGCTGGGATTCTCTGGTTTGAACCAAACAGGTGGCAGAGGATTTGCAAATGGTTCGTGAGATTGTGGCTTGAGATTTGGTCATGGATTATGTTCCGAAATTGACTGTAAGAAACAGCTCCACCACTTTTTGTGGCGCTTGATCTTTGATACTTCCAACACTTGAGATCCTCAAGCACTATCATCACTTGTCCATTTCAAAAGCTAGCTACCagttcaaaacttcaaatcaGGCATCTTCTACATTTTCTCTTGAGATTGGTGTTTTGGTTTCAAccatatttcaattttagctACACTAAAATCATAAAATGGAATCCAGATACAAGACCTCAAGATGTACTACCATATAGTACTAATAGTAGACATTTTTTATTCAGTGGCGTTTGCTAATGACACTCGTAATTCATACAACCAGTTATGCTGCATATATTAGGGAGATCAACTATATTTTCATTCCCGAATCATAGTTCCGTAATTTTTAAAATATCCATAGTAACTTATTTTAACATAGAATCTAAAAACGCCATAAATTACTCAGAATTGAAGATCAGATCAAAATGCACTCATATAGAATTTATCCTATTAAGGTAAAAGATCGTGACTCTCTCACAACTCATCACGCGAGTAAATCTATCCAAAATTACCCTACTGACAAACAACATCAGGGTTGACGTCCATAGAGACTAGAAATACCCTTGCCCCGTATGTACACTTCAGACAGATaaataataaagaaaaaaagagagaggaaaattaggaaaaataaataaaaaaaatggtcTTATCTCCTTTGTTTCGGGAACATAACCAAAAAGCAAAGCTAAGGTCGTCTCTGGCTATTTCTTCTCTTCCCTCCCCGTTTGGTTTGGCGCAAATCTCACTCTGACGTGTTCTTCCTCTCTCAATTTTATCCAGTTCTCCCTTGTCTTTCGCCCGTTCTTCATCACCCTTTATATAAATCCCCCACCTTATCCCTTCACTCAGATCATCTTCATACACACCGCTCTGTTTGATCTCCTTCTCCAGGTTTCTATCCATCTCTCTATTCTTCTCAGATCAGTGTTTCTCATTCACATATACGCATTGCTTTATTGCACAAGTCCTGCTAGGCTTACTGATACTGAGTTAGCTAACTTGTGTGAAATGAAATGAGTTACTGTATGTCTTGTTTGTTGGCGTGGGATGTGATTTGGTGGTAAATATGTGTGAAGTTCGGGAACTTTTCACAGCTGAAGAAAACTGATAGCTTTGATTTTCTGATTCTTGGTTGAGATTGTGTGTGGTGTTTCTGTTGTTATGTGTTTGATCCGTAATATAATGTGTTTGTTATGGCCTATGGGATCTGATTCACTACTATTTCTGCTGTATCTGGATAAGGATTTTTAAATAATGATTGAATCAGTTGAGCTATATGAAGAGGATAGGTTTCGGATTGCTCTGCGGATTGGATCTTTGGCTGCCTGACTTTAATAATAACTAGAAACCGGTGGTTGATCTGTTTATGACCTGTATCGACTTTTCTATGTTTGCTTATTGTTTTTTCTgtgaattggtcatttcgggACTCATCCCTTAAGAAGAGTAGGCAGGAAGGTGTATGCTAAGTGAAGTGTTTGCTTTATAATGGTGTTCGGGAGTAACGTAGGATGATAGTTTAATGAAATGAGAGTGCCTTTTGTGTGTTTTATTGATACTTGGTGATTgcgtttctttttattttctgtaacTGTGCTATGGTAGTCTCTTGAACTGAATTTTGTTGTCAGGTGATTATCATGGAAGTCACAGGGGGCTAAAACCTGCCAAGTTTATGGCATTGACTGGTATGTTTATGACCTTATCTGGATCTACAACTGTTGATAAGATGTTCGTTGCTGTTTTTATTACTTCTCTTGTGAGAAAGTTGCACTAATTTTGCACTATGATACGCAGACATTCGTGCTGTGTGTGGAGGAACAAACAACTCAGAAATCAACTACTCTTGGAGCACAAGTTTTGTTATGGAATTACAACCCGACTGGACAAAATATCGAAAATTGCCAGCATATACTGCTCATGTGATGCGTTCTGCAACACTTTTTTTGCCTTGGTCTTGTAAAATTATAGGTGACGGATATAACGAACTCCTTTGATTGTCTGCTATTTCTGAGTACACAAATTTTTGGGTAAAACCTAACTTCTGATAGATGAGAGTGATGCATCTCTTTGGATGTACTCATTGATTCTCAATCTAGAAGATGCCGGATTCTTTGAGTGGAAAGAGATTTAAAGAACCAAATATGTGTTTAACCACTTTGGTCAAGAAAGACACACCAATTCGCTCAAAAAGCTTTCCTAATTCGAGTTCTGAAGCCACGGATGATTTCGACAGTCCCATTCTACCTGGACTGCCAGATGACATATCGAAATATTGCCTTGCGCTTGTTCCTCGTCCAGACTTCCGTTCCATGAGTGTTGTGTCTAAGAAATGGAGGCATTTTATGCAGAGCAAGGAATTTACAACTGTGCGACAGTTAGCTGGTTTGCTTCAGGAGTGGCTTTATGTATTAACCACAGATTCCGAAGGAAATGAAACCCATTGGGAGGTTTTGGATTGCCTTGGACATCAGCACCGTATTCTTCCTCCAGTGCCTGGTCCAACAAGATCTGGGTTTGGGGTGGCAGTTCTCAGTGGAAAGCTCGTCATTGTGGGTGGTGTTTCTGTCATTGATGGGACTGGTGCTGCATCACCAGAAGTTTACAACTATGACTCTTGTATCAACAGGTTTGTTTTCTATTCATTCTTTTGCAACACTTGGAAATACATTTGGTTGAGAAATTGTAGTTCAGTATTACTTTGATAGATTGAGTTAGCAACTTCAGCAAGTTTGGAAGTTTGGGCTAGttattatgaattttctgATCTCTAGGAATTTTGTATTTTCATGCTCTTAAGTTGTTCTTCTGGAACAGGCCATGTATAATCACTAAACTATATCCTTTTAGCGGTCTTTGGATCATCTCAATTTGCAACTTTTTAGTTTCCAAAATCCTCTTCCTTTTAACGGTCTGGATGTGATTTCTTGGCATGCAAGTAGTTGTTTTGTTACTTTTCCAAAATTGATCTTTATATGGAAGACATGAGTGCTTTTTCTTGATCTGTAATGAAAGCTGGAAACACTTGATTTATTTGATTGGTCCTCTTGAACTGCTGCTGCCCATATATTAGGGTACCCAGATATTAGCCTGTCCAATGATATGGTGCATGACTATCAGTTGAATGTTGCATGTTAACAGGGTTCTCCAAAAAAGCTTGAATTTATACTCTTATATAATTGGTCTGTTTGTTTAGTTACGCTTGTGTGACATTATGGTTTGCAATTGTAGGTGGAGCAAATTAGCAGAGATGAATGTGGCTCGATATGACTTTGCTTGTGCAGAATTATGTGGCCTGGTTTATGCAGTTGGAGGCTACAGTACAGATGGCAATATCCTATCTAGTGCTGAGGTGTATAATTCTGAAACTGATACTTGGACCTTGATAGAGAGTATTCACCGCCCAAGATATGGTTGTTTTGCGTGTGGATTTGAGGGTAAGCTGTATGTCATGGGTGGAAGGTCAAGCTTCACCATTGGCAATTCAAAGTCTGTTGATGTCTACGATCCCAAGTCGCACACTTGGTGTCAGATGAAGAATGGTTGTGTTATGGTCACTACACATGCTGTGCTGGAAAAGAAGCTCTTCTGCATGGAGTGGAAGAACCAGCGAAAACTTTCAATTTTCAACCCTGAGGACAATTCCTGGAAGATGGTGCAAATTCCACTGACGGGAAGCACTAGTATTGAATTTCGATTTGGGATACTGGGTGAGAAACTTCTGCTGTTCTCACTACAGCAGGAGCTTGGTTACCGTACTTTGATGTATGATCCAAATGCAGCACCAGGATCAGAGTGGCAGACTTCTTCAGTAAAGCTGACTGGTCCTTGCTTGTGCTCTGTTAGAATCAACGTGTGAAAGTTGTGCCTGAAAGTCCCTATACAAGACTGATACATTCGGCGAACATCTGAAATTCAGTGACTTGTTGTTTGTTTTGCATAGAATTATAAACCAACTGTCTGATGTGGTTGTTGTGTTGCATAGACTTGGTTTGTGATAATGTCTGTTCTAAACTTTTTGCATTGCCTGAACTTCATCGTTGTTTGATCATGTACGTTTGATATCGGGCTCCTCTCTTAATCGATTGGCATTGCTCCGAATCAGTGATCTGTAAATAATCAGCACATCTTTATGTTTTTCTTGCTTATAAGTTATGTAACTCTTCTCAGTTAATTGAACTGCCAGTGCATGATCGTAAACTAAAACATCCAATTTACCGAAGGTAGaatttaaaatcaaaatacgAAATACGGTAAGAGTTTTGACATGCAACCAAGGTTAAAAGGTGAAAAAGAACCGAAGGGGGCGAATTGAGCTCGGCGTCATAAAGCCGCGAAGACTTGGCCTCAAAACCAAAAGGCCGAACACTCTGAGCTGCACAACTCTACACTCTCGTCTATAACACACTCCTCCAATGCCGCTCTCTGCTTGAgaattagggttagggtttcacCACCACCGTCACTCACAATGTTCGGAGCTCAATCGTCGCCGACTCCGTTCGGAGCCCagacctcctcctcctctctcttcGGAGCCTTTGGCACGCCGTCTTCAACCTTCGGCACTCCTGCTTCAACCTCCGCCTTCGGGACTCCCTCATCCACTCCTGCCTTCGGCACTCCGTCGGCGACGCCGTCCTTCTTCACTCCTAGTTCCACCCCGGCCTTCGGAACTCCCACCACGTCGGCGTTCTCCACCGGCGGCTTCGGCTCCTCCTTGTTCTCCAGCGCATTCTCTACTCAGCCTCAGCAGCAAACGTCGCCGTTTCAGCAGCAAGCTCCCGCCGCCGGTGGATTTGGGACGCCGAATCCGTTCGGTACgccgcagcagcagcagcagcagcaaacGCCGTCGTTTCAGAGTCCCTTTCCTAGTCAATTGACTACTCAGATGGCTCCGGTGGCTCCTCTCCCGTACTCTCTCGCCGATCGTGACATTCAGGTGAGGCTTTCTCCTCTCTTTGGTTGTAAATTTTGAGAATCGCAAACCCTAGCTTTATCAATTAGGTTTAATTTGAGcttatttgattttttgtttttctgtatTAGGCAATTGTTGACGCTTATAAGGATGAGCCTGGAAACCCTAAGTATGCTTTTAAGGTTCGTTTTTCTACTTTCTGTTcttcatttttgtttaatcAAACAATGTATTAGTTTTGGCCCCCCTACAtttctgtttgtttatttCACATTATGCTTGTTATTTGTCATGTTGCTTGTGGGAATATGTATGTGAGAAATGAATTGAATGTCTTGATTTTTGCAGCATTTGCTGTTTAGTGTGACTGATCCGCAGTTTAGGGTGAAGCCTGCTGGTGTCTCGGATGTGAGTTTATTatgttcttttgttttattttgtattCGCTAGTGTTGttatttggtttggttttgttttgctcCGGCTAAGTTTGGGGAATAGTTTTATTTGCCAGATAATGTGGGCAGAGGCTATGGGGAAGCTTGAAGGTCTATCAAGTACTGATAGAGAACGGCTGTGGCCTGAGCTTGTTCAGGGTTTTAAGGATCTTTCGCAACGCCTGAAGGTAATTGTTGGTAGTTTGAAGCATAGAGATAAGTCTAATACTTGCGTGTGTGGTTTTTATTGACGATGCTCAACCTATGGTCAATTAATTCTTAAGAGTACACTTgggttttcacttttcacaAGGTTTGTGCCACTGAAATTTGGGATGACTATcctttcaaaaagaaatttagGATGACTATCGTAAAATTGTTAACCACCACATTGCTTGCATAAAATGATTGCAGTTGAATCACCATATCTTTTGTTGAAGCACTGCTGATGTAAATATTGAGCTAAAATGGTTTGAGTAGAACCTTATAAGTCAATAGATATGTGAGCCTtattgaagaagatgaggaaAACGGAAAATCAGTTGTTCTGGTTTTGCATTGTGAGACTTACAGAAACACATATATAAGCTTATTTCTTATTTCAGTCTCTTTAGAGTTAAAGGATAGTTCCCTTTTGCTTCATCAAACTTGGAGAGGTTCAGTTGTCTAGTTTCATAGAGTTTCTGGGTTGCTGATGTTTTTGTTACTTGTTCTTGTTGTTTGTTTTGCTGTAGCTTTCTATTACTAGATGATTAGTTATACACTGTTCTACAAATTCATTGTTTCTCTAAATGAATTGGGTTCCTGTTGAAATATGTAAGGTGAACTTAGttattaattattaaattGACCAATCAAGTATCTCTTAGATAATGTGGGTCTCCTTAATGGTTTTGCCTATGTGGTTTTCATTATAACTGATAGGGATATTATTATTGGATATACTGGCAAGGCATATGTTCTGTCTGATTCTCCTTGTCACCGTTTACTGAAGTTTGTGCTGTAAAATTGATTCGATGTAGCTCCAAGATGAAGTCATACTTTCAGATGCTGATAGATTGCAAATGACCCAAAGCAATGTCAAGATGGTAGCTTTACATAACTTCAAATTTCGTCTACTGTTATGCATATAACTTTGAAGATGGCTTTATCATGTTTATATCATTTGCAGCTACAAAGACATTTCCAAGCTGACACTATTCCTCGGATTGAAAGAATGAGACAGAAAGAGCAAGTTCTTGAAAGGCGCCTATTGAGGGTGAGTAACACTTTATGTTTATTGTATTTCGCTAGAGATTTGGGAACCACAAAAATTAGTAAGATGAATATTGTAAATCATAAGTAGCCAAAGGAACCAAGACATCATATACTAGTGATAAACAGTTGTGATATGAGTTTCATTTTTATGGTGCTATATGATGCCTCTGGTTTCCATCAGGCGTATGGATCAGATGTGTGATATTGTctctttgagtttttttttttttagattatTTGTTTGTGGATTGTTTATCAAGTGATTATTTCGGAATgtcttgatttttgttttcttcatatcCCAAAAGGTCATGAGAATACTGGAGGCACTAGAGGGGAAGGGTTTCCGATTGCCTTTAATGAAAGGGGAAGCTGAGTTGGCTGAGAAGTTAGCTGCAATTACTAGACAGGTAGTTTTCTGATCCTTCAACCTATCATTATCCATTCTGCTCTGATTGGGGGAAGGCACTAACAAGTATACGGAACTTCAGTTGAAAGGATCTGGAGCTGAGCTTTCTAGTAGGGTACAAAACCTGCGAAATATATCCCGCGTCCAGGCAAATTCTATTGGTGCTGGTGGTTTTGTTTCTCCAGGATCCACCAAAATACATGAACAGAGTCTTGCTGATATGCAAGAGGTGAGAATTATCTTTATAGGAAACATCAATTTAACTTCATTCTTTGAGTTGAAATGCCTTCCAAGTTATCCTGTTCAATCTTtgatttgaaatatatatatatatatatatataaagtataatATTGTTGAATTTGTTTATTGTTTCTTTATGCCGCTTTCTTATTATCCCACTCTACTCCCTGGGATTAAATACCACGCGAATCCGCTATTTCAGTAATAGTTATTGCGCTTGTCCTTCAAGC
This is a stretch of genomic DNA from Argentina anserina chromosome 4, drPotAnse1.1, whole genome shotgun sequence. It encodes these proteins:
- the LOC126792745 gene encoding F-box/kelch-repeat protein At1g67480, coding for MPDSLSGKRFKEPNMCLTTLVKKDTPIRSKSFPNSSSEATDDFDSPILPGLPDDISKYCLALVPRPDFRSMSVVSKKWRHFMQSKEFTTVRQLAGLLQEWLYVLTTDSEGNETHWEVLDCLGHQHRILPPVPGPTRSGFGVAVLSGKLVIVGGVSVIDGTGAASPEVYNYDSCINRWSKLAEMNVARYDFACAELCGLVYAVGGYSTDGNILSSAEVYNSETDTWTLIESIHRPRYGCFACGFEGKLYVMGGRSSFTIGNSKSVDVYDPKSHTWCQMKNGCVMVTTHAVLEKKLFCMEWKNQRKLSIFNPEDNSWKMVQIPLTGSTSIEFRFGILGEKLLLFSLQQELGYRTLMYDPNAAPGSEWQTSSVKLTGPCLCSVRINV
- the LOC126792744 gene encoding nuclear pore complex protein NUP54, whose product is MFGAQSSPTPFGAQTSSSSLFGAFGTPSSTFGTPASTSAFGTPSSTPAFGTPSATPSFFTPSSTPAFGTPTTSAFSTGGFGSSLFSSAFSTQPQQQTSPFQQQAPAAGGFGTPNPFGTPQQQQQQQTPSFQSPFPSQLTTQMAPVAPLPYSLADRDIQAIVDAYKDEPGNPKYAFKHLLFSVTDPQFRVKPAGVSDIMWAEAMGKLEGLSSTDRERLWPELVQGFKDLSQRLKLQDEVILSDADRLQMTQSNVKMLQRHFQADTIPRIERMRQKEQVLERRLLRVMRILEALEGKGFRLPLMKGEAELAEKLAAITRQLKGSGAELSSRVQNLRNISRVQANSIGAGGFVSPGSTKIHEQSLADMQEVLQQQTEAISRLGNVLKRDIRDLEIIMAEEPDTTDNMC